A genomic stretch from Petrimonas mucosa includes:
- a CDS encoding sulfide/dihydroorotate dehydrogenase-like FAD/NAD-binding protein, translating to MNKIIAKENFSNKVVSLEIEAPLIARSRKAGHFVMVRVGKKGERVPYTIASADPVKGTITLVIQRVGKSSEKVCQLEPGDYITDLVGPLGKATHIENFGTVLCAGGGVGVAPLLPIIEAMKGAGNRVITVLAARSKELVILEDQVRKNCDEVIVMTDDGSYGQQGLITAGVEQVILREPVNLCVTIGPAIMMKFVSELTKKYNVPTVASLNTIMVDGTGMCGACRVTVGGVTRFVCVDGPEFDAHQVDFDEMLMRLKAYN from the coding sequence ATGAACAAAATCATAGCAAAGGAGAATTTTTCCAACAAGGTTGTCAGTCTGGAAATTGAAGCTCCGTTGATTGCCAGAAGCCGTAAGGCCGGTCACTTTGTAATGGTCAGGGTGGGGAAAAAGGGTGAGAGGGTTCCATACACCATCGCCTCTGCCGACCCGGTGAAAGGCACCATCACTTTGGTGATACAGCGTGTAGGCAAATCTTCGGAGAAGGTTTGTCAGCTTGAACCGGGGGACTACATCACCGATTTGGTCGGCCCATTGGGCAAAGCCACACATATCGAGAATTTCGGCACCGTTCTTTGTGCAGGTGGCGGTGTGGGGGTTGCTCCATTGCTTCCGATAATCGAGGCCATGAAAGGTGCAGGCAATAGGGTGATCACTGTTCTGGCCGCCCGGAGCAAAGAGTTGGTGATTCTGGAGGATCAGGTCAGGAAAAATTGTGATGAAGTGATTGTGATGACCGATGACGGTTCATACGGACAACAGGGATTGATCACGGCCGGTGTGGAACAGGTAATTCTGCGTGAACCGGTAAACCTGTGCGTAACCATCGGACCTGCCATCATGATGAAGTTTGTATCGGAACTGACAAAAAAATATAATGTACCTACCGTTGCATCGCTCAACACGATTATGGTAGACGGCACCGGCATGTGCGGGGCCTGTCGTGTCACGGTGGGAGGAGTAACCCGTTTTGTCTGTGTTGACGGACCTGAATTTGATGCGCACCAGGTCGATTTTGATGAGATGTTGATGCGCTTGAAAGCATATAATTAA
- a CDS encoding restriction endonuclease — protein sequence MTPFKKILERYRKYSFSESDKGTRFERLMQAYLLTDQKYASRLEKVWLWNQFPGKVDFGSGNDVGIDLVGRTTDGEYWAIQCKCFQENTYIDKAAVDSFLATSGRSFLNEEMKTTRFSQRIWISTSNNWSSHATDALKNQFPSVTRINIYDLIEAPVDWDKLDKGIHGEVARTPKKTLYAHQKEALDKAHEYYKQNDRGKLIMACGTGKTFTSLRIAENETNNNGLILFLLPSIALLGQTLREWSADANEPINAIAICSDPKVSSQKQLNDETDSFSMIDLAYPASTDADYILQQFEHIKQHRPAGMTVVFSTYQSIDVIAEAQKKLLKEGFSEFDFIICDEAHRTTGVTLAGDDESSFVKVHNNDFIKAKKRLYMTATPRLYDDNTKSKAGEADAVLCSMDDPLLYGDEIYRIGFGDAVARGLLTDYKVLILTLNDRDIPQGVLDMFTKDEYEVDTDDISKIVGTVNALSKQFLGDEGVTKQIDPEPMKRAVAFCSNIKTSKSISAVYNSASESYIDQLPAEERKQMVSVDARHMDGTMSAPNRDELLGWLKEDTSENECRVITNVRVLSEGVDVPSLDAVLFLSARNSQVDVVQSVGRVMRRSPGKKYGYIIIPVVVPPSVDANVALDDNKRYGVVWTVLNALRAHDDRFNATVNKIELNKKKPNNILLARSKYGFDEYDNPINLDGSRSEDKEGEEFAKQLSLQFEKLQSVVYARMVEKVGSRRYWEQWAKDVSIIAERQIERITFLVENRKEQRKAFDKFLVGLQRNINPSISERQAIEMLAQHIITKPIFEALFEDYSFEKNNPISDAMQRMLNHLEGESVADESEKLQRFYESVRKRVEGIDNAQGKQRIIIVPMFEIVKDG from the coding sequence ATGACTCCATTTAAAAAGATCCTAGAACGTTATCGTAAATACTCGTTTTCAGAAAGTGACAAAGGAACCAGATTCGAGAGATTAATGCAGGCATATCTTTTAACCGATCAAAAATATGCATCTCGTTTAGAAAAAGTATGGCTCTGGAATCAATTTCCTGGAAAAGTTGATTTTGGTAGTGGAAATGATGTAGGAATAGACTTAGTTGGTAGAACAACTGATGGTGAATATTGGGCAATACAATGTAAATGTTTTCAAGAAAACACCTATATCGATAAAGCTGCAGTAGATAGTTTTTTAGCTACCTCGGGCAGGTCATTTCTAAATGAAGAAATGAAAACCACTCGATTTAGTCAACGTATATGGATTTCAACTTCTAATAATTGGAGCTCTCACGCAACAGATGCATTAAAAAATCAATTTCCTTCAGTAACAAGAATAAATATTTATGATCTAATTGAAGCACCTGTTGATTGGGATAAATTAGATAAAGGTATTCATGGCGAAGTAGCCAGAACTCCTAAAAAGACCTTATATGCACATCAAAAAGAAGCACTAGATAAAGCCCACGAATATTACAAGCAAAATGATCGTGGCAAGCTAATTATGGCTTGCGGAACAGGAAAGACTTTCACATCGTTGAGGATAGCTGAAAATGAAACCAATAATAACGGATTAATTCTTTTTTTACTTCCCTCAATTGCACTATTAGGTCAAACTTTAAGGGAGTGGAGTGCTGATGCAAATGAACCGATAAATGCTATAGCTATTTGTTCAGATCCTAAAGTATCAAGTCAAAAACAATTAAACGATGAAACAGATTCATTCAGTATGATTGATTTGGCTTATCCGGCATCTACTGACGCTGATTATATTCTGCAGCAATTTGAACATATTAAACAACATAGACCGGCTGGAATGACTGTTGTCTTTTCTACTTATCAGTCCATTGATGTTATAGCTGAAGCACAAAAGAAATTATTAAAAGAGGGATTTTCTGAATTTGATTTTATTATTTGCGATGAAGCACATCGTACAACAGGTGTAACACTTGCCGGAGATGATGAGTCTAGTTTTGTAAAGGTACACAATAATGACTTTATAAAAGCAAAGAAAAGGCTGTACATGACAGCTACTCCGAGACTATATGATGACAATACAAAAAGTAAAGCGGGTGAAGCTGATGCTGTTTTATGTTCTATGGATGATCCTCTTCTTTATGGAGATGAAATTTATAGAATAGGATTTGGTGATGCTGTTGCAAGGGGTCTTCTAACTGATTATAAAGTTCTAATACTAACATTAAACGATCGGGATATTCCTCAAGGAGTACTTGATATGTTTACTAAAGATGAATATGAAGTAGATACGGATGATATTTCAAAAATAGTCGGCACAGTCAATGCTCTATCTAAACAATTCCTAGGAGATGAAGGAGTAACAAAACAGATAGATCCTGAGCCGATGAAGCGAGCTGTTGCATTTTGTTCTAACATTAAAACCTCAAAATCTATTTCTGCAGTATATAATTCTGCTTCCGAATCATATATTGATCAATTACCGGCAGAAGAACGAAAACAAATGGTTTCTGTAGACGCAAGACATATGGATGGGACTATGTCGGCTCCAAATAGAGATGAACTTTTGGGATGGTTAAAAGAAGATACTTCAGAAAATGAATGCAGGGTAATTACAAATGTCCGTGTACTAAGTGAAGGCGTAGACGTTCCGTCTTTAGATGCCGTTCTATTCCTTTCCGCAAGAAATTCTCAAGTTGATGTAGTTCAATCTGTAGGTAGAGTAATGCGCAGATCACCTGGAAAAAAATATGGTTATATCATTATTCCGGTAGTTGTGCCACCGTCAGTGGATGCAAATGTAGCTTTAGATGATAACAAACGATATGGTGTTGTGTGGACTGTACTAAATGCTTTACGTGCTCACGATGATCGCTTTAATGCTACGGTAAATAAAATTGAACTTAATAAGAAGAAACCTAATAATATCCTTTTAGCAAGGTCTAAATATGGATTTGATGAATATGACAATCCTATTAATCTAGACGGCTCAAGGAGTGAGGATAAGGAAGGTGAAGAATTTGCAAAGCAGCTTTCGTTACAATTTGAGAAATTACAAAGCGTAGTTTATGCCCGAATGGTTGAGAAGGTAGGAAGCCGTAGATATTGGGAGCAATGGGCTAAAGATGTTTCTATTATCGCTGAACGACAGATTGAAAGAATTACTTTCCTTGTAGAAAACAGGAAAGAACAGAGAAAAGCTTTCGATAAATTTCTGGTAGGACTACAAAGAAATATTAATCCCAGTATCTCTGAGCGGCAGGCAATAGAGATGTTGGCACAGCACATCATAACAAAACCAATTTTCGAAGCATTGTTTGAGGATTATTCTTTTGAAAAGAACAATCCAATTTCAGATGCGATGCAGAGAATGCTCAATCACTTGGAAGGTGAATCTGTCGCCGATGAATCTGAGAAACTGCAGAGATTCTATGAATCAGTTCGCAAAAGAGTAGAGGGCATAGATAATGCACAGGGAAAACAACGCATCATAATAGTTCCTATGTTTGAAATTGTAAAAGACGGATAG
- a CDS encoding IS4 family transposase, whose protein sequence is MPIYKSNSILSEISVFFKKDDSNSALFTLTDMLKGFNMSEKVLFGSRSKCNSKYSLLQVLELLIMFPCFMIKNPYNYCRSSLSGFFGCEKDVFYRFVNYEIYDWRKILYHFTIQIWNKVRVRSDHKHQTVCLMVDDTDFPKTGRRIENIGRVYSHLGHKTILGFKSLFLGITDGKSQFILDFAILGEKGRKNNFSMSDKELESRFTKDRDEASPVVTRAKEYGESKIQLMITMIKRAIRKGIRFDYLLADSWFTCSEVIRFIRDRHIKCHYLGMIKIGKKGVTKYGFEGKELTARALINLLEARGEARRSRKLGCQYITADVRFAGTDVRLYFVKRKKESWNGIMTTNLSLEFLEAYRIYAMRWSLEVFFKETKGLLGMGKCQSRNFAAQLAATTITALQYNLLSLAKRFTSYETIGGIFRDVQHSGMELSVTERIWGIILEMVKIMTGIFSIEEEEIFDAIINKSDNLAHFINFYELKSAS, encoded by the coding sequence ATGCCGATATACAAAAGTAACTCCATTTTATCAGAAATCAGCGTTTTTTTCAAGAAAGATGATTCAAACAGTGCCCTTTTTACCCTGACGGATATGCTAAAAGGTTTCAACATGTCGGAGAAGGTCCTCTTCGGGAGCAGGAGCAAATGCAACAGCAAGTATTCCCTGCTGCAGGTGCTCGAGTTGCTGATTATGTTCCCCTGTTTCATGATCAAGAATCCTTACAATTATTGTCGATCATCCCTAAGCGGCTTCTTTGGCTGCGAAAAGGATGTTTTCTACCGTTTCGTAAACTACGAAATTTATGATTGGCGCAAGATACTCTACCACTTCACCATTCAAATATGGAACAAGGTTCGCGTGAGAAGTGACCACAAGCATCAAACTGTTTGCCTGATGGTGGACGATACCGACTTTCCCAAAACGGGAAGGCGTATTGAAAACATCGGTAGGGTCTATTCCCACCTGGGACACAAGACGATCCTTGGTTTCAAATCTCTCTTTCTGGGCATCACGGATGGCAAGAGCCAGTTCATCCTCGACTTCGCCATCCTCGGGGAGAAGGGCAGGAAGAACAACTTCAGCATGAGCGACAAGGAGCTCGAATCGCGGTTTACCAAGGATAGAGATGAAGCGTCCCCCGTTGTAACGCGGGCAAAAGAGTACGGGGAGAGCAAAATCCAGTTGATGATAACCATGATAAAGCGAGCCATTAGAAAGGGCATCCGCTTTGACTACCTGCTTGCCGACAGCTGGTTCACCTGCTCGGAGGTGATTCGCTTCATACGTGACAGGCACATCAAGTGCCATTACCTGGGTATGATCAAGATTGGGAAGAAGGGAGTTACAAAATACGGTTTTGAAGGGAAGGAACTCACCGCCCGGGCACTGATCAATCTGCTTGAAGCCAGGGGTGAAGCCAGAAGGAGCCGAAAGCTTGGTTGTCAGTATATTACCGCTGACGTTCGCTTTGCGGGCACAGATGTACGTCTCTATTTTGTGAAGAGAAAAAAGGAGTCCTGGAATGGAATAATGACGACCAACCTCTCCCTGGAGTTCCTGGAAGCCTATCGGATTTATGCCATGCGCTGGTCCCTCGAGGTCTTCTTCAAGGAAACCAAGGGGTTGCTGGGTATGGGCAAGTGTCAATCCCGGAACTTCGCGGCGCAGCTTGCCGCAACCACGATCACGGCATTGCAATACAATTTGCTTTCCCTGGCTAAAAGGTTCACCAGTTATGAGACCATTGGCGGAATCTTCAGGGATGTGCAACACTCTGGCATGGAGCTCTCCGTAACGGAGAGGATATGGGGTATTATCCTCGAAATGGTGAAAATCATGACCGGGATCTTCTCCATTGAAGAGGAAGAGATCTTCGATGCAATCATTAATAAATCGGATAATCTGGCTCACTTTATCAACTTTTATGAACTAAAATCGGCAAGTTAG
- the gltA gene encoding NADPH-dependent glutamate synthase gives MPTQEYLQAERAQSWREELRRTLKNRDRISLVRVKMPEVDPVVRSRTYDEVNLGLTPEQAKSEAQRCLDCVNPTCITGCPVEINIPKFIKNIERGEVLEAAKTLKETSALPAVCGRVCPQERQCESKCFYTQKLGKEPVAIGYLERFAADFERETGNISIPEIAPPNGIKIAVVGSGPAGLAFAGDMIKLGYDVTVFEALHELGGVLRYGIPEFRLPNDIVEVEIEVLKKMGVKFITNCIIGKTITQEELKADGYRGIFIGSGAGLPNFMNIPGENLNGVMSCNEYLTRVNLMQAADPESDTPVQMGKRVAVIGGGNTAMDAVRTARRLGAEKAMIVYRRSEAEMPARVEEVKHAKEEGIEFLTLHNPIRYEGDEKGRVQRMLLQRMKLGEPDASGRRKPVEIEGDRIWVDVDEVIVSVGVSPNPLIPSTFSGLEVTSWGTVVVNSETMQTADETIFAGGDIVRGGATVILAMGDGRKAAKAMHASLS, from the coding sequence ATGCCAACACAAGAATATTTACAGGCCGAAAGGGCTCAATCGTGGCGCGAAGAGTTGCGCAGGACATTAAAAAATAGAGATCGGATCAGCCTCGTACGGGTAAAGATGCCGGAAGTGGATCCGGTAGTCAGGAGCAGGACATACGACGAGGTAAACCTGGGACTGACACCAGAACAGGCAAAGAGTGAAGCACAACGCTGTCTCGACTGCGTCAATCCCACCTGTATCACCGGGTGTCCGGTTGAAATCAACATACCCAAGTTCATCAAGAACATCGAACGGGGAGAGGTGTTGGAGGCAGCGAAAACGTTGAAGGAGACCAGTGCCTTACCGGCCGTATGTGGCAGGGTTTGCCCACAGGAGAGACAGTGCGAGAGCAAATGTTTCTATACACAGAAATTGGGGAAGGAACCGGTTGCCATCGGCTACCTGGAACGGTTTGCCGCCGATTTTGAACGTGAAACCGGCAACATCTCCATTCCCGAAATTGCTCCGCCCAATGGTATCAAGATTGCAGTTGTGGGTTCCGGACCTGCGGGACTGGCCTTTGCCGGCGACATGATCAAGCTGGGTTACGATGTCACCGTTTTCGAAGCACTTCACGAACTTGGCGGCGTCCTCCGCTATGGAATTCCCGAATTTCGACTGCCCAACGATATTGTAGAGGTGGAGATCGAAGTTTTGAAAAAGATGGGAGTCAAGTTCATCACCAACTGCATCATTGGCAAAACCATCACCCAGGAGGAGTTGAAAGCCGACGGCTACCGGGGCATTTTCATTGGCAGCGGTGCCGGATTGCCCAACTTCATGAATATTCCTGGCGAGAATCTCAACGGTGTAATGTCATGCAACGAATACCTCACACGGGTAAACCTGATGCAGGCTGCCGATCCCGAAAGCGACACTCCTGTCCAGATGGGAAAGCGAGTTGCTGTGATCGGTGGTGGAAATACGGCAATGGATGCTGTGCGCACCGCCCGCAGGTTAGGAGCAGAAAAGGCGATGATCGTCTATCGCCGTTCTGAAGCCGAGATGCCGGCTCGGGTTGAAGAGGTGAAACATGCCAAGGAGGAAGGAATCGAGTTCCTCACACTGCACAACCCCATCAGATATGAAGGGGATGAGAAGGGGCGCGTGCAACGGATGTTGCTGCAGCGGATGAAACTGGGCGAACCCGATGCTTCCGGCAGAAGGAAACCGGTTGAGATAGAAGGCGACAGGATCTGGGTAGATGTTGACGAAGTTATCGTGAGTGTGGGCGTATCGCCCAATCCGCTGATCCCCTCCACTTTTTCGGGACTGGAGGTCACCTCGTGGGGCACAGTCGTGGTCAATTCGGAGACCATGCAAACCGCCGACGAGACCATCTTTGCCGGTGGAGACATAGTAAGGGGCGGGGCAACGGTAATTCTGGCCATGGGTGACGGCCGGAAGGCTGCCAAAGCGATGCATGCATCACTGAGCTGA
- a CDS encoding TolC family protein — protein MFNSKRFILPVILLLLPSLLAAQTVIDLKEVIRIGLENNYDLKISRNEQQISDNNVTPGNAGFLPTIGLNSGYNFRSNNIDQFPADGSETVSTRSSVTQTVDAGVNLNWTIFEGFKVQTNYKRLQELKSVGELNTQLAVENFIADITAEYYNYVQQALRMQNLKQALSLSRERLRIVEARYQIGSLSRLDLQQARVDFNADSSQLIQQYEVLHSSRIRLNEMMGVDNVEQHFLAADTTISFDPTLSKSELYNNMLKVNTSLLLAEKNKVLSELDLKMAQSQNYPYLRLNGEYGFTHFDYNTGGVDKQRNWGPTVGVTLGFTIFDGFNRSREQKNARLRINNRELQLERQKLMLQSDFANMWLAYQNNIELTNLEKESLENAQINYEIAMDRYKLGDLSGILLREAQVSLLQAEQRLLTAQYRTKLYEISLLQISGRIGEYLSAQ, from the coding sequence ATGTTTAACTCAAAGAGATTCATACTTCCGGTCATTCTACTGCTGTTACCCTCCCTTTTGGCTGCCCAGACAGTTATCGATTTAAAGGAGGTGATACGTATCGGTCTGGAAAACAATTATGATCTGAAAATCAGCAGGAATGAACAACAGATTTCAGACAATAATGTAACGCCCGGTAATGCGGGTTTTCTCCCTACAATAGGATTGAATTCGGGATACAATTTCCGGAGTAACAATATCGACCAGTTTCCGGCCGACGGCAGTGAAACTGTATCGACGAGGAGTTCAGTCACACAGACGGTTGATGCTGGAGTAAACCTTAACTGGACAATCTTTGAGGGATTCAAGGTACAAACCAACTATAAGCGCCTTCAGGAGTTGAAATCGGTTGGAGAACTCAATACGCAGTTGGCCGTTGAAAACTTTATCGCCGACATCACGGCCGAGTATTACAACTATGTCCAGCAGGCACTCCGGATGCAGAACCTAAAACAGGCGCTAAGTCTTTCACGGGAGCGGTTGCGTATCGTGGAGGCCCGCTATCAGATCGGCTCGCTCTCCCGTCTCGACCTGCAACAGGCGCGCGTCGACTTCAATGCCGACAGTTCGCAGCTGATTCAGCAATATGAGGTGCTGCACTCCTCACGCATCCGGCTTAATGAGATGATGGGGGTGGATAATGTGGAGCAACATTTCCTGGCCGCCGATACCACCATCTCGTTCGATCCAACGTTGTCGAAATCGGAGCTTTACAATAATATGTTGAAGGTCAATACATCCCTGCTTCTTGCTGAAAAGAACAAGGTGTTGAGCGAGCTCGACTTGAAAATGGCACAGAGCCAGAATTATCCCTACCTGAGGTTAAATGGCGAATATGGCTTTACCCATTTCGACTATAATACGGGAGGAGTAGACAAGCAGCGAAATTGGGGGCCAACCGTGGGAGTTACATTGGGGTTCACTATTTTCGACGGATTTAACCGGAGCCGCGAACAGAAGAATGCCCGGCTCAGGATAAATAACCGGGAACTGCAGTTGGAGCGACAAAAACTGATGCTTCAGAGCGATTTTGCCAATATGTGGCTTGCCTATCAAAATAATATCGAGCTTACCAATCTCGAGAAGGAGAGCCTCGAAAATGCACAGATCAACTACGAGATTGCGATGGACAGGTACAAACTGGGTGATCTCTCGGGAATCCTGCTGCGTGAAGCGCAGGTAAGCCTCCTTCAGGCGGAACAACGGTTGCTCACCGCGCAATACCGTACAAAACTCTACGAAATTTCACTCCTGCAGATCAGTGGAAGAATAGGGGAGTACCTGTCAGCTCAGTGA
- a CDS encoding ASCH domain-containing protein — protein MENIVHHNPNTNVVDELFLNSPNYFKFEQTEEHPKKENTLYLTIKQKWFDEIVAGRKNVEYRDIKETTMKKYLDLTVRGDNTILVNEHLPVDGLLGIFEYNNGIFCYVPRIYQYLNLAVGYKKDRDTALIRVKGACIMPYRLEDGRIYRFNDEMIEGVETMSQGEFIKTSYRENGELCYWTIGYQLGEIVELDKK, from the coding sequence ATGGAAAACATTGTACATCACAATCCAAACACAAACGTTGTGGACGAGCTGTTTTTGAACAGCCCCAATTATTTTAAATTCGAACAGACCGAAGAACACCCAAAAAAGGAGAACACACTCTATCTGACTATCAAGCAGAAATGGTTCGATGAAATCGTCGCCGGACGCAAAAATGTGGAGTACCGCGATATCAAGGAGACAACCATGAAAAAGTACCTCGATTTAACTGTCAGGGGAGATAATACCATTTTGGTGAACGAGCATCTTCCGGTAGATGGATTACTGGGTATTTTTGAATACAACAACGGGATATTCTGTTATGTACCCAGGATATATCAATACCTCAACCTGGCGGTAGGCTACAAAAAAGATCGTGATACGGCACTGATCCGTGTGAAGGGAGCCTGTATTATGCCCTACAGGTTAGAGGACGGCAGGATTTATCGTTTCAACGACGAGATGATCGAAGGTGTTGAAACAATGTCTCAAGGCGAATTTATCAAGACATCGTACAGGGAAAACGGAGAGTTGTGCTACTGGACCATCGGCTACCAACTGGGTGAAATAGTGGAGTTGGATAAAAAATGA
- a CDS encoding IS982 family transposase, translated as MITTDKVIEIFCIADDFCAEYENEIRNHQLQAGDITKRRNRKTQMSQSEIIAVMVCFHCGTFHNFKNYYLFYICKHMKSYFPNAVSYNRFVELQPRVIVPFMLLLKLFGFGECTGITYVDSTPIKVCHNKRIHSNKVFRDLAQRGKSTMGWFFGFKLHLVCNEKGELLNFSLTKGNVDDRNPDVINVLTKDLFGKLYADKGYISTKLFEMLFDQGVHLVTGIRSNMKNSLMSFRDKILLRKRSVIESINDELKNICQIEHSRHRSTHNFIMNIIAALVAYCFFPKKPSIKFEVEKSSQLTIWG; from the coding sequence ATGATCACAACAGACAAAGTTATTGAAATATTTTGTATTGCCGACGATTTTTGTGCAGAATATGAGAATGAAATCCGGAATCACCAACTTCAAGCAGGTGACATAACGAAAAGGAGAAACAGGAAAACGCAAATGTCCCAGAGCGAGATTATTGCCGTGATGGTCTGCTTCCACTGTGGAACCTTTCATAATTTCAAGAATTATTACCTGTTTTATATTTGCAAGCACATGAAGAGCTATTTTCCAAATGCCGTTTCCTACAACCGTTTTGTCGAGTTGCAACCCAGGGTGATTGTACCTTTCATGCTGTTGCTCAAACTCTTTGGATTTGGTGAATGCACAGGCATTACATATGTGGATAGCACTCCAATCAAAGTATGTCATAACAAGCGTATCCACTCGAATAAAGTATTCAGGGATCTGGCACAAAGAGGGAAAAGTACGATGGGCTGGTTTTTTGGATTCAAGCTTCATCTGGTCTGTAATGAAAAGGGTGAATTGCTGAATTTCTCTCTCACAAAAGGCAATGTCGACGATAGAAACCCTGACGTAATCAATGTTCTTACCAAAGATCTTTTCGGTAAACTATATGCAGACAAGGGTTACATCAGCACAAAGCTCTTCGAGATGCTGTTTGACCAGGGAGTTCATTTAGTGACCGGTATACGCTCAAATATGAAAAATTCCCTGATGTCATTCCGCGACAAGATTCTCTTACGCAAAAGATCTGTAATTGAGTCCATCAATGATGAACTGAAGAATATCTGCCAGATAGAACATTCAAGGCATCGTTCCACACATAATTTCATCATGAACATAATTGCTGCATTGGTGGCATATTGTTTCTTTCCCAAAAAGCCTTCAATCAAATTTGAAGTGGAAAAGTCAAGTCAATTAACCATTTGGGGATAA